GGCGGTCATGTGTGTGATGCTGCCATAGCCTGAGACGCAATTGAGCCGGGTGCCTTCTTCACCCATGGTTTTGGGTTTCTGTTCAGAGACCTCACCATCGCATTGGGGGTAAACGGGACGCTCGGTTGAGAAAATGCAGTCGATGTGGAATTTGCGGGCCTTGATTTTCTTTTGAGGGTCGGCGCCCATGGGGAAGCCGTATTTTGCCCGAAGGTTCCTGCGAACCTGGTTCATCAGGCTGTCATTGTAGCAGCGTGAAATGTCATCGATACGGATTTGTGAAGGATCGCGCAACCCGCCCGCACCACCACAACTGATCACCGGGATACCGCGCTGATGGCAGCCGTTGAGAAGGAGTGATTTTGACTGCACGCGGTCGATGGCATCGATGACGTAGTCAAACCCCTGGTCGAGGATTTCATCCGCGTTGCGGTGACTGAAGAAGGCCTCCAGGCAGGTGACCTTGCAGTCCGGATTGATCGCCTGGATGCGGCTGGCCATGGCTGCGGTTTTTTGTCGGCCGATCTCCCCATCCATCGCATGCAGCTGGCGGTTGATGTTAGTGATGCAGATCTCGTCCAGGTCGATCATCGTGATGTGGCCGATTCCTGATCTGGCAAGAGCCTCGACGATCCAAGAACCCACACCGCCGATGCCGACCACGCAGACGTGGGCACGCTGGAACTTTTCCATCGCCTTCTTGCCATACAGCCTCTCGATACCGCCAAAACGCATAATCAAAAACGCATGATGCCTTGTTGGTGCGCCAGGCACAAACACGCATGGATTTTAAAATCAATGAGCAGGCCGTCTGATTGCTTGGCTGCCAACCAGTCCTGGACTTCATCGAGCCGGACGTGGTGGACAAGGATATCCTCATGCTCGGTGCCGCCACCTTGATGTTCACGGGTGAGTCCGGTGGCAGCAAAAAAGTGGGTTGTCTCGGAGGTCATTCCGGCTGAGGTAGGGGAGCTCAACAATGGGGTGACGTGCTCAGCGAGGTAGCCGGTTTCTTCCAGCAGCTCACGTCTGGCCGTGCCAGTGAGTGACTCGTGCACAAACTCGGCTTCGTCACCCACGAGGCCAGCCGGGATTTCAATCACCCTCGCTTGCACCGGAACACGGAACTGTTCGACGAGTACAAGCTGCCCGTCATCTGTGATGGGGAGAATACCGACGACTCCTGTGCTGTTAGGACGTGCAGCGAACTCCCAGGTGCCACTCTCGTAAAGTCCAAGGTATTTGCCTTCGGCAAGTGTTTTGGTTTCCATGGTTCTATTGATCGACATGCTTGTCGAGTTGATCGGCGTGTTCTGCTAGGAAATTGCGGGCCTCATCAAGTGAGGGCAGGCTTTTGTCGGCGCGAGCAAAAGCGTTGAGGAATTTTTCATAAAACCCGCACGCCATGGCAGCGTTGTTATCACGGCGGTAGCTACGGGCGATACCAAGGTAGGCATGGCCGGACTGTCGGCGTTGCAGCAGGGATGCTTCGAAGTATTTCCTGGCCTGGGTCGGGTGCCCTGCATGGAGTGCGAGCCAGCCGAGGGATTCTTCAACGGGAGTGATAAGGAGTGGCGGTTCGGTGTAGCCGGCCCGGTAGTAGTCGCGGAGGGCGATGCTGGCCCAGGTTTTTTTGAATTCTTGGTCAGGTTCCGAGTTATCGATCCATGCGCGCGCCTCACTGTGTAATATTTTGCACGCGGTGTATGCCAGGGCCCATGGTTGCGACTCGAATGAGGTTCCCGGATTAGCCTCCTTGAGTGCCTTGAGGTGTCGATTCAACCCGAGCTTCTCCCGCTGGATGATGTCCTCATTGTTAGTTTCCCCGGGGTGAGTGAAAGCATGGCGGAGTCGGCAGTAGGAACGCAGGAAAAGGATGTAGTGACGCGCGGCGGAGGTTTCGGGCACGGCATCGGGCATCAGGGAGGCTGCTGCGAGATCGTAGTTCCCCGACCGCATGTGTACCAAGGCGGTTACCGTTGGCGAGAGGTAATAAATCTGGTGGGCACCAAC
The sequence above is drawn from the Akkermansiaceae bacterium genome and encodes:
- the tcdA gene encoding tRNA cyclic N6-threonylcarbamoyladenosine(37) synthase TcdA, which encodes MRFGGIERLYGKKAMEKFQRAHVCVVGIGGVGSWIVEALARSGIGHITMIDLDEICITNINRQLHAMDGEIGRQKTAAMASRIQAINPDCKVTCLEAFFSHRNADEILDQGFDYVIDAIDRVQSKSLLLNGCHQRGIPVISCGGAGGLRDPSQIRIDDISRCYNDSLMNQVRRNLRAKYGFPMGADPQKKIKARKFHIDCIFSTERPVYPQCDGEVSEQKPKTMGEEGTRLNCVSGYGSITHMTATFGFFAVSRCLQKLAS
- a CDS encoding NUDIX hydrolase, encoding METKTLAEGKYLGLYESGTWEFAARPNSTGVVGILPITDDGQLVLVEQFRVPVQARVIEIPAGLVGDEAEFVHESLTGTARRELLEETGYLAEHVTPLLSSPTSAGMTSETTHFFAATGLTREHQGGGTEHEDILVHHVRLDEVQDWLAAKQSDGLLIDFKIHACLCLAHQQGIMRF